A region of the Mycobacterium sp. NBC_00419 genome:
TCGATGAAGCCGGCCGACCCGAGCGGCGGCAGACCGGCCCGCGGCCGGGCCCACTGCTCCAGCGCCGTCAACGGGCACCAGAAGTGCAGGGCGACACTGCCGATTCCCCACAGCACGATCGGGACATGCAGCCAGATGGAGCGCCGCCAGCGCAGCGCGAGAAAGCCCCCGCTGGGCAGGTAGATCAGGAACGCGAAGTGCGCAGCGACCACCAGCCAGACCACAAGGGTGTAGAGCGCTGTCATGTGCCACCTGTCAGCCGCGATTGCCGCTACGGGCCAGGATACGCGCCGCGGTCTGCTTCACCTGCTCGCCGAGCCAGGCGATGGTGGCCGCGTCCAGGGTGGTGAACGGGGCGGCGGTCACCGACATGGCGACCTGGCCGTCGGGTCCGGCGATCGGCGCCGACACCGTGGCGATGTTGTGCACCGAATCGGTCCCGAGTTCCTCCGGCAGCACGTCGATCACGCTGAGGTCGGCGAACGCGCGGGCCAGTTGCGCGGTGATCGCGTCCACCTCGCCGTCGTCGCTGAGCGCCCGCAGTGCGGTGTAGACCCGCAGGTACTCCCGGGTCAGGCGCTCGACGACGAAGCCGCGTGCGCGGATCTCGTTGATCACCTTGGCGATTCGGGTGCGCAGCGCGCCACTCGGCTGCCCGATGGCCTCCAGCCAGGTCCGCTGCGCATCCGCATCCGACCAGGCCACATAGTCGCGCCCGAAGGGGGCGACGAACGGGGTGCGCATTCCCCGGCCGATCGCGGGTGCGGCGGCCGTCTGCCCTGCCACGTCGACGATCACCAAGCTGTTCTCCTCGCGGCGCGCGAGGTACACCTGGGTTCCGGTCACCGCCGCCAGGCCCTCGAGTTCGGCCCGGAACGCCCCCGCGCCGGTGAGACCGGTGATGGCGCTCCCCCAGGCGTACTTCGCCGTGCCCGAATCCCGGCTGACCCAGTCGCGGGCGGTCAGGGTGGCCAGGATCGCGTGGCCGGTGGCCCGGCTGATGCCGAGGCGACGGGAGATCTCGGCGAGC
Encoded here:
- a CDS encoding helix-turn-helix domain-containing protein yields the protein MTLNVDAADGARQASSPPTERVIAIMEMLGTDPGRQFSLAEISRRLGISRATGHAILATLTARDWVSRDSGTAKYAWGSAITGLTGAGAFRAELEGLAAVTGTQVYLARREENSLVIVDVAGQTAAAPAIGRGMRTPFVAPFGRDYVAWSDADAQRTWLEAIGQPSGALRTRIAKVINEIRARGFVVERLTREYLRVYTALRALSDDGEVDAITAQLARAFADLSVIDVLPEELGTDSVHNIATVSAPIAGPDGQVAMSVTAAPFTTLDAATIAWLGEQVKQTAARILARSGNRG